One segment of Erigeron canadensis isolate Cc75 chromosome 2, C_canadensis_v1, whole genome shotgun sequence DNA contains the following:
- the LOC122589296 gene encoding INO80 complex subunit D-like translates to MSETPTSTTATAMETPPNEFIYLEEEDEDNILLSQSELLSHEEVIKRRAKRLKQLAKVYKHSYWCMMEDLRLKYRKYYWEFGKSPYDETDKNCTKNNNNNNNQNNNNNNGEGELGFGGDSGRCAVHGCKSKAMALTKFCHGHILSDSKQKLYMGCNYVIKSSQAGPILCGKPILKCTVPTLCAPHFQKAEKHVARALKKAGLIGSSTNKLAPKFHVLIAEYVRQIQSNRRAIDKEIRENSEIKEEEISI, encoded by the exons ATGTCGGAAACACCCACCAgcaccaccgccaccgccatgGAAACACCACCGAATGAGTTCATATACCTCGAAGAAGAAGACGAAGACAATATACTTTTATCACAATCTGAACTATTATCACAtgaagaagttataaaaagaagAGCAAAAAGATTAAAACAATTAGCAAAAGTTTATAAACATAGTTATTGGTGTATGATGGAAGATTTAAGATTGAAGTATAGAAAGTATTATTGGGAGTTTGGAAAAAGCccttatgatgaaactgataaaaattgtactaaaaataataataataataataatcaaaataataataataataatggtgaGGGTGAGTTAGGGTTTGGGGGTGATTCGGGGCGGTGTGCGGTCCACGGGTGTAAATCGAAGGCCATGGCATTGACAAAGTTTTGCCATGGTCATATTTTGTCTGATTctaagcaaaaactatatatggGTTGTAATTATGTTATCAAAAG CTCACAAGCAGGACCCATACTTTGTGGAAAACCGATTCTAAAATGCACAGTTCCAACTCTCTGTGCACCTCATTTCCAAAAGGCGGAAAAACATGTTGCAAGAGCATTAAAGAAAGCAGGTCTAATTGGATCCTCTACAAATAAGCTTGCTCCAAAATTCCATGTCCTAATTGCAGAATACGTTCGCCAAATTCAAAGTAATAGAAGAGCTATTGACAAGGAAATCAGAGAGAATTCTGAAATTAAAGAGGAAGAAATCAGCATCTAG